The following proteins are co-located in the Deltaproteobacteria bacterium genome:
- a CDS encoding zinc ribbon domain-containing protein: protein MPIYEYEATSPGRRCKKCAATFEVLQRLSDPPLNSCPACGQGIKRKISRPRVILPGSARGSNEVEQKVAEYERQGMYSHAAELADKESEKPEKTHLKERAMEDYRKAGYDF from the coding sequence ATGCCTATCTACGAATATGAAGCAACTTCTCCAGGAAGGAGATGTAAAAAATGTGCTGCAACTTTTGAAGTCCTCCAACGCCTTTCCGATCCTCCCCTCAACTCCTGTCCCGCATGTGGCCAGGGGATAAAGCGGAAAATTTCCCGACCCCGGGTGATTCTACCGGGCTCGGCCAGAGGTAGTAATGAGGTAGAACAGAAAGTGGCTGAATATGAACGGCAGGGCATGTACAGCCACGCTGCCGAACTGGCTGACAAAGAAAGCGAAAAACCCGAGAAAACCCACCTCAAAGAGCGCGCCATGGAGGACTACAGAAAAGCTGGCTACGATTTCTGA